GGTTTTCCATCGAAATTCTTACCGCCCCTTGAACAGACCACCCAGGATGCCGCGCACGATGCGCCGTCCCGTTGTGCCTTTTAACTCCTTGATCACCACCTGTGCCACAGCGGCGCCAAAGCCCTCTTGAGACTTGCGGCGCGGCTGCCGGGAGGTGGAACGGGTCACACCCTTGCCTGCATAGCGGCGGGCATTGTTGAATTCGCGCAGCGCTGGCGTTTCAACCTCTTCGGCCTTTTCTTCCGCCTCGGCCGCGGCCTTTGCGGCCTCATCTGCACGCTTGCGCAAAATCTCAAAGGCGGATTCGCGATCCAGCCGTTTGTCGTATTTGCCGGACATCGGCGACGCAGCCATCACTTCGGACCGTTCCATCGGCGTAATCGGGCCAAGCTGCGAAGACGGAGGGCGGATCAATGTCCGTTCCACGATGCCCGGCACACCTTTCTTTTGCAGAAAAGACGTCACCGCTTCGCCCACGCCGACCTCACGGATCGCCTCTTCGGTGTCAAAACGTGGGTTCTCGCGGTAGGTTTCCGCCGCCATGCGCAGCTCTTTGCGGTCCTTGGCGGTGAACGCCCGCAAGGCATGTTGCACCCGGTTGCCCAGCTGTCCCAGAATGTCATCGGGCACATCGGCAGGGTTCTGGGTGATGAAATAGACGCCGACCCCCTTGGACCGGATCAATCGCGCCACCTGTTCCACCTTGTCCACCAGCGCCTTGGGCGCATCGTCGAACAGAAGATGCGCCTCGTCGAAAAAGAACACCAGTTTGGGTTTGTCAGGATCGCCGACCTCTGGCAGTTCCTCGAACAATTCCGACAACAGCCAAAGCAGGAAAGTGGCATAAAGTTTGGGCGCCGCCATCAACTGATCCGCCGCAAGGATGTTGATTGCCCCGCGCCCGTCTGCATCGGTGCGCATCAAATCACTCAGCGCCAGCGCCGGCTCACCAAACAGATCCGCCGCGCCTTGGTTTTCCAGCACCAGCAACCGCCGCTGGATCGCGCCAACCGACGCGGCAGAGACATTGCCATAGCGCAACGCAAGGTCTTTGGCATTTTCACCAATCCAGACCAGCAGCGCTTGCAGGTCTTTCAGATCCAGCAACGCCAAACCGTCTTCATCCGCGACCCGGAACGCGATGTTCAGGATGCCCTCTTGCGCCTCTGTCAGGCCAAGAAGCTGCGCCAACAGCAAAGGCCCCATCTCGGACACAGTGGTGCGCACAGGGTGGCCTTGCTTGCCATAGAGATCCCAGAATGTGACTGGAAATGCCTCATAGAGGTACTCATCAAAGCCGATTTTTTCGGCCCGGCTGGTGAAAGCACCATGCAGCTTATGCGCGGCGCTGCCTGACTTTGCGAGACCGGACAGATCGCCTTTGACGTCGGAGAGGAACACCGGCACGCCTTGATTTGCAAACCCTTCCGCCAGAATTTGCAAAGTGACGGTTTTCCCGGTCCCGGTGGCCCCGGCAATCAGCCCGTGACGGTTGGCATAGCCGATGTTCAGGAATTGTTTGGTGGCGTAGTTCTCGCCGCCGCCGCCGATAAAGATGTCTTGCGCCACGTCGTTGTCTCCTCAGGCCCGGATGGGCATTCGTTTGCAATGAGCATACTTACTTAACCTTTTTGCGCCACTGTCTAATTGTTCCGCTGGCGAAGTCCTTTTGTAGCGGAACATCCTCCCTGTCAGACTGGCCGCACCTTCGGGTGCGGCATTTTTCCCGCTATGGTAGTGGTTTGAGAGCATTGCAAAATTCTCAATTTTCCCTGTTGACCCGCGCACGCCCCTTTCGTAACGTCACGGCAATAAGTCGGCCCAGTCCGACGGGGAGAACCAAATGCAAAAAGAGGATGCTTCGCGTCCTCTTTTTCATTTTAGGGCAAAGCCTTGAGATCAGCGGGTTCTTGCCGGATTATTGCCCCGCGAACGGCCAATCGCCACTGACATTGCCGCACGGGCGTGGTATTGGGCGGCAACTTAACAAACTTGGAATGATCATGAGCAATTTCTTCAAAGCACTGCCGCTCTGTGCAGCATTGGCGTTGATCGCCCCAGCCGGCGCATTTGCGCAGACCACAACCGAGACGAAACCCGCAGAGGCGACCACATCTCAGGTCGAAAGCCAGCTGAGCCTTGGTGAAGATGCCGATGCCGATCCCGAACTGGGCAAACCCTACACCAAGGAAGTGATCGGCGCCTGGGAAATGCGCTGCATCAAGACCGAGGAAGAGGTCGATCCCTGCCAGATGTATCAGCTTCTGGATGACGGCGAAGGCGCGCCCGTGGCCGAAGTGTCCCTGTTCCGCCTGCCCGGATCTGGCAAGGCAGAAGCAGGCGCAACCATCGTTGTGCCGCTTGAAACCGCACTGCCGCAGCAGTTGACCTTGTCAGTGGATGGCGGCAAGGCACGGCGCTACCCTTATGCATTCTGCAATCCGGTGGGTTGCTATGTGCGGATGGGCTTGACCGCGGCTGATATCGCAGCGTTCAAAAAGGGCAAGGAAGCCATCGTAACGATTGTCCCTGCCCTTGCGCCGGATCAGAAAGTCGAATTGAAAGTGTCCCTCGCCGGGTTCACGGCCAGTTACGACAAAGTGTCTGTTATCGAACAATAAAAACCCGAGGTCGGTGTCCGGCCTTTGATGGGATCCTGATGAAGGGGCTGCCGTTCTGGCCGCCCCTTTTTTGTTCCGCTCATCAGTGCACGAAATGCACCTGATCAAAGGTCTGCCGCCACTGCGACACCTCGGGCATGATTGCCTCTCCGCGCAGTCCCGCAGCGATCAAGCCGGCCAATCGTGGCGCGTCTGCCTCCGTCATGCCCCAGCGCACAAGCTCCGGCGTGCCGATACGCAGCCCGTTCAAGTCGCCCGTAACCGGTGCAACCGGCAACCCGATCCCGCAGGCCAAAAACCCGGCCTCCCGCAATGTCTTGGATGCGGCTTGCCCCCCGCCGAACCCCTCTGCCAGAACCGCAAATTGATGCGATTGTGTGGCCCCGCCAGCACCGGTAAAGACCGGCAGGCCTTCACCCTGAAGGGAGATTGCAAGCGCCTTGGCCATGGCAATCATCTGTGCTGCATAAGCCTGACCGTAATCACGCCAATCGAGCATGGTCACCGCCAGCGCCGCTGATTTTGAGGCATCAAAATTTGCCGTCATTCCCGGAAAAGCGATTGCACCCAAGGCTTTGGCAACTTCTTCATCATTGCTCACGATCAAACCGCCAGCCGGTCCGCCAAGGCTTTTGTAGGTGCTCATCGTCATTAAGTGCGCCCCTTCGGACAGGGGGTTTGACCATGCCTTGCCCGCAATGATCCCGCATTGGTGCGCCGCATCAAACAGCACCTTGGCCTCAACCTCGTCCGCAATCGCCCGCACCCCGGCGACGGGATGTTCGAAAAGGTTCAGACTGCCGCCAACGGTGATCAGCTTGGGTCGCTCCTTCAACGCCAATGCACGCAATCCGTCCAGATCGACAGTATAGCCGTCCACCAGCACGGGCGCCTCGAGGATCCGCAAGCCATATAATCCGGCGCAGCCTGCCTGGTGGTGGGTCACGTGACCGCCGATGGTGGCGGGCGGCACAATGATGGTATCGCCGGGTTTGCAAATCGCCATGAAGCCGTAAAGATTTGCAATTGCGCCCGATGGCACCCGGATTTCTGCAAACTTTGCATCAAAGACCTCGGCACATAGGGCGGCAGAAATCACCTCGATCTCTTCAATCGCCTCAAGCCCCATCTCGTATTTGTCCCCCGGATAGCCCAAAGACGGCCGCGAGCCGAGACCGCTGGCCAATAGCGCCTCGGCCTTGGGGTTCATCACATTGGTAGCAGGGTTGAGATTGAAACACTCTGCCTCGTGGATCTGTTGGTTGCGCTGCACCAACCCGTCAATGCGCGACAGCAGGGTCGCGGAGCTGGACTGAGCGGTCTGACCCGCGATCTCTTGCACACGCGCTTCACATTGGGCTGGCACCCAGTTTCGTTTGACCAAAGTCATCTGCATTTCCCTCTTCATTTGCCACATTCTGCGCCCGGCCATTGGACAGCGCAAACCAGTTTTGCTATTTCTTGCCCTAGAAAAACTAAGGCTACCCCATGACCGTCAGACCCCCGCGCCCAAAGGGGCCGCCCTTGACCGCGATGCGTGCTTTTGAGGCTGCCGCGCGTTTGGGCGGATTTGTCGCCGCTGCCGAAGAGTTAAACGTCACCGCTGGCGCGGTGTCACAACACATAAAGGCCTTGGAAGGCTGGGCCGGTGTCGCCCTGTTTCACCGCAGTGCCCAAGGTGTCGCCCTGACGGAGGCGGGCCGCAGCTTGCAGCCAAGCTTTCGATCCGCTTTTGATGCGCTCGCCGATGCCACCCATGCCCTGCGCAATCTCAGCGCACAGGTCGAAATCCACATCGCCGCCCTGCCCAGCGTTGCACAGCTTTGGTTGCCGCCGCGTTTGGGCAGGATCCGAAACCAGTTTCCTGAGCTGAAATTCTCCGTCACCGCGATGGAAAGACCGCCCAGCCTGCGGCGCGATCTTTTTGATTTGACACTCTTCTTTGGGCAGCCGGGGGAAGGCGATACCACGATCCCACTTGCCGACGATATGATCACACCGGTCGCCGCGCCAACGCTTGCCGCCTCAATCCGGCAAGCGGAAGATCTGGCAGAGGCAACGCGGCTTCAGGATCGCACTTGGGAACAGGATTGGCCAAACTGGTGCGCGGCCACCCAAACCCCCATGGATGATCCAACCAAGGGGCCGGGCTATTCGCTGTATAGTCTTGCGGTCGAAGAGGCCAAATCTGGCGCAGGTGTCCTGATGGGGCATCTGTGCCTGATCGAGACCGCGTTGCACAGCGGGGCGCTGGTGCCGCTTGGCCTTGGGACAATTCCCACCGGCCGCGCCCTGATCCTGACCTTGCCCGCCGCGAAATCACGGCGGCCGGTTCTGGAGGAAATCGCTGATTTTCTTAAAACTTAACCCGGGATCAGACCCGCCGCAGCGCCAGCACCGCGTTCATCCCGCCAAAGGCAAATGCATTGCTGAGTGCCACGTCCACCTTGGCCTCGCGGGCGGTGTTGGGCACCACGTCCAAGGCGCATTCCGGGTCCGGTTCCTGATAGCCGATGGTGGGCGCAACCACCCCATCGCGCAGCGCCATGATGCAGGCCAGCAGCTCCACCGCGCCGGTACCGCCAATCAAATGACCATGCATGGATTTGGTCGAGGACATCATCAGATTGTCCGCATGAGGCCCAAACACATCCGCCACGGCGGCGCATTCGGTTTTGTCATTGGCCGCTGTGCCGGTGCCATGGGCATTGATATAGCCCACCTCTTCGGGATTGATTTTTGCATCCTGCAAAGCCCCCGAGATGGCCCGCGCCGCGCCTGCCTTGGATGGCATCACAATGTCAGAGGCGTCCGAGGACATGGCAAAGCCCGCCACCTCACACAGGATATCTGCCCCGCGTGCATGGGCATGGTCATAATCCTCAAAGACAAAGATCCCTGCCCCTTCCCCCTGCACCATGCCATTGCGGTTGGCCGAAAACGGACGGCAGGCATCGCGGCTCATCACGCGCAAACCTTCCCAGGCTTTGACCCCGCCAAAGCACAGCATGCTTTCCGACCCGCCCGTGATCATCGCAGGCGCCATACCGGAGCGAACCATGGCAAAGGCCTGTGCCATCGCGTGATTGGAAGAGGCACAGGCGGTTGAAACTGTAAAGGATGGACCTTTGAGGTTGAACTCCATGCTGACGTGGCTGGCGGCGGCATTGTTCATCAGCTTGGGCACCACAAAGGGATGCACCCGGTTTTTGCCCTCTTCATAAACCGCGCGGTAGTTGTCATCCCAAGTCGACACCCCGCCCCCCGCCGTACCAAGCACCACACCGGATTTGGCGGACAATTCACCATGAAAACTGAGCCCCGATTGGGCAATCGCCTCTTTCGCGGCGGCCAGAGTGAACTGGGTGAAGCGATCATAGAGAGACATCTGCTGCCGGTTAAAGCGGCCCTCGGCCTCAAACCCGTGCACCTGACCGCCGATCTGGATCGACAGGCGTTCAACATCCCGAAACGACAGCGGACCGATGCCGCAGACCCCTTCGCGCATGGCGGTCAAGGTCTCGGGCACCGAATGGCCCAAGGCATTCACGGTCCCTGCGCCAGTGATGACGACCCGTTTCATGCGCCTAACCCTGCTCGGCCTTCAACCGTTCAATCCCGGCGATGATGCTGGCCACGTTGGAAATATCAAAATCAGACTCGGACGGGTTGTTGGCGTTGAACGGCACCGAGATGTCGAACGCCTCTTCGATGGCAAAGATGCTTTCCACCAGCCCCAGACTATCGATGCCAAGGCTTTCCAAAGTGCTGTCCAGCGTCACATCTTCGGGCTCCAACACTGCCTGCTCGGCAATGATGGCTATGACCTGATCTTTGATGCTCATCGGTTTCACCCCTGAAAACTTGCTCAAGGATGATTTAATCATCCTCGCCGGTCTTGAAAACAGCCTTTTGTAACGCCTTGATGTCACGCAGAACACGCGGCAATCGTCGCAGGGCTTTGTAACTTTCGACCTGTTTGTCCATTTGGGTGGCCGGATAACCCAGCATCGTCCGGCCCGCAGGCACGTTGGACATCAACTTGGTGCCGCCCCCGGCGATCACACCATCCCCGACAAAGATATTGTCGCTGACACCGCATTGACCGCCCAAGACAACGTTGTCACCGATCACCGCAGATCCGGCGATGCCGACCTGACCGCAGATCAGCGAATTTTCCCCGATCACCACATTATGCCCCATGTGCACCTGATTATCGAGTTTGGTGTTGTTGCCGATCATGGTGTTTCGGATCGTGCCGCAATCGATGGTGGACCCCATGCCGATCTCGACATCATCGCCGATTGTCACCGACCCAAGCGAATGAATGCGGATCCAGGGCTGTGCCTTGCTGTCCCCTTGATCCCCAAGGGTTTTGCGGGCGGTCTCCACGACACTGGGTTCTGCGGTGACAAAGGAAAAACCGTCCCCCCCGATCCGTGCGCCGGGCTGGGCAATGAACCTGTCACCGATATTTACCCGTGCGCCGATGCTGACCTGTTCGCGCAGCAAGGCGTCTTTGCCGATCTCGACATCGAGGCCGACAAAACAATGCGGCCCGATCACCGATCCGGCGCCAATCCTTGACCCGGCAGAGATGATCGCCAGCGCACCGATGCTGACATTCTCGCCAAGCTGCGCGGTTGGGTCGACCACCGCCGTCGGATGCACGCCGTTGCCAAAACCCTGCCCCCGATCAAGCACCCTGGTCATGCCGGACATGGCAAAACGCGGACGTTCCGGCAGAATGGCGGCTTTCAAACCAAGGGCTTGCCAATCGGCATCCGGCCAAAGCATCGCGGCCTGCGCCGCACCTTGCGCCAATCCTTCGGCGTATTTCGGGCTCATCGCCAGTGCCAGATGTTCCGTCCCGGCCTGTGCCGGTTCGGATGCGCCTGTGATGATCAGTGATGTATCTCCAACCGCCTCGGCCCCAATGGCCGCTGCGATCTGTTGAACCGTGAAGGCCATTCGGCACCCCCTGCAAATGTTGCAGGCAGAATTACCCCTGAACGCCGCCCAAGACCACCCCTGCCTTGGCCAGAGCGGCCCAGATCCGCGCATCACGCCCGTAGATATCGGCGCGGTATTCGGTGTGGCCCCGCGCATTGGTCACGGCAGTGCGGTAGATCAGATGCACAGGGACCGGCTCTTGCAACACGATCTTGGTCTCCTTGCCGGAATTCAGCGCCGCCTTGAATGTGCCTTGAGGGTCGTCGGATTGTTTGGCCAACAGCGCATAGGCAAAATCGAACGGATCGGCCAGACGCACACATCCGTGACTGAAGGCACGAATATCGCGGGCAAAGAGGCTCTTGGCCGGCGTGTCGTGCAGATAGATGTTGTGCTTGTTGGGGAACATGAACTTGACCAGACCCAAGGCATTGCTGCGGCTCGGCGGCTGACGCATGGCAAAGGGGAAGGTCCGTTCCGTATATTGGCTAAAGTTCGCGGCGCTGCGATTGACCACCCGGCCCCGGCTGTCGGTGATCTCGATATGGCGCACCGCGTTTGGGTTGCGCTTGAGCTGCGGCAGATATTCCTTGGTGACGATCGAACGCGGCACATACCAGCTTGGATTGACGATCATATGTTCCATCACATCGGAAAACTCCGGCGTGGGGCGGTCCTGGGATACTGCGCCGACCACAGACCGGGTGCGGAAGGTCACCTTGCCATCGTCGATAATCTTGGCGGAAAAATCGGGGATATTCACAAGAATATGACGCTTGCCGCGATCCGTGTTGAACCAGCGTTCCCGCTCCATCGCCACCAGAACCGATTGCAGGCGTTTTTCCACACCAACGTTGATCTGCTGCATGGTGGCCGCACCAGCCACACCGTCCGCGTTCAACCCGTGGTCCACCTGAAACTGCTGCACCGCCGCCTGCAGTGCGTCGTCATATGTGACGGTGTTGGAACGAGTCAGATAATCCATCGCGATCAAACGGTTGCGCAGCGCAATGACTGCATTACCTGAAGCGCCGGGCTTGAGCGAATTGGCCGGCACACGCGGCCCCCAGCCGCCCTGCTGCAACAGCCGTTCCATCGTGACCTTTTCTTTGATCAGCGCGTTGTATTCCATGCTGCGCGGCGGCAAAGACCGGAAGAATGCCGCCGGTTTTGCTTCGGCCAGACCTGTCAGATAGGCGCTGCGGTCGCGGTAGGGAATGTCGCGCACAATGCGGCTGTCAACCCGATTGGGAATCAACATACCGGTCTGCACATCGCGGGCATATTTCAGGAACAATTTGCTGAGCTCGACCTCGACGATACCGCGGTCCCGCGGGGTCTTGGCCGACCGCAACAGATCCATCAGCCCTTGTGGATCATAACGCGCCACCGGCAATCCGTGATCATCGGCGTTTTCAATGGCGTGCAAAAGCGCGGCACGGCGGGCGCGATCCGCCTCGCCCGCGCCGGTCCAGATCGGTGTATATCCATTGGTCCGGTAAAAACTGGCAATGTCCTGATCACGGGCGGCGGTTTCTGCAACCGCCTGTTTGAATGCTGTCACCTGCGCAAAAGCCGGTTGCGGCGCGGTCATGGTGACACCAAGGCCGATTGTCACCGTGACTGCCAGTAAACCCCGGCGCAGAAAGGAATCGCGCATCATCATTATCCCCGAAAAACCAATAAACATCCTGTTCTTGTCGGAAATGCGCCAACGTCTGTCCATTCACAAAACCGCAAGGACTTAAACAAGCCTTAACCTGATGCTCAAAAAACACCCGATTTCCCGGATCTTGCAGCGGTGTTCGATCGTTTTTGGCAGAAATTCGCCTAAAAAAGCAGTGGCATGGAACCAAAAGGATTCAGCACTTGGTTCATGATTCCCGCTATGCCATACACTTGAGGCATCTGGGGGACAGATGAACGGCCTATGTAACATCATGGCCACAGGCAGACGACGGGACAGAAGACTTATGGCAGGCAATAGCACTTCGGGCATGACCCGGCGCGCCGTTTTGGGCGCTTTCGCCGCAACCACACTGACCGCGGCACCCACTTTCTCCAATGCAGCAGGCTTTCTGCGCGGCGCAGGCGATATCCGCCGCATCCGCATGTATTCCGGCCGCACCGGCGAACGCATCGACATGATCTATTGGATCGAAGGCCAGTACATCAAAGATGCCGTGAAAGAAGTGAACTACTTCATGCGGGACTGGCGCACCGATGGTGTCAAAAGCATCGATCTGCGCACCGTTGATATCATGGCCGCCTCGCACAATTTGCTGGACGTGAACGAACCCTATATGTTGCTGTCCGGCTATCGCAGCCCCAAGACCAACGCGATGTTGCGGTCCCGGTCACGGGGTGTGGCCAAGAATTCGCTGCACATGCGCGGCCAGGCGGCGGATCTGCGGTTGTCGACCCGCTCCGTACACCAGATGGCCCGTGCGGCAACCGCCTGTCAGGGCGGCGGCGTTGGCCGTTACTCCGGATCCAACTTTGTGCATATGGATTGCGGTATTGTACGGACATGGGGCGGCTAAGCCCCAGCGACATCCGTTGATCATGAGGCGCCTGTTAGGGCGCCTTTTTTGTGTGTAATCCTCAGGCTTGATCTGCCCGAGGCCGGATCATCATGGCACCATAGGACAGGGCAAACCCGCCAAAGGCAATATTCCAGGCACCGCCCGAGATCCCATGCAAAAGCCCCTGCTGCTCTGGCCAGTTGCCCGCAACCCACCGCAGCAGGACGGACATCACGATTGCCGCATAGATCAACACCGTCACCGGATCACTGATCAAAGCACGGCCCGAATGCCCCAATGAGGCACGGGTCATCACCGCAAGGGTCATCACCCCAAGCGCCCCGGCCATCCAAAGATGCTGCGCCGCTGCGCCATCTCCGATGCCCAGGATACCAAGCCCGATCGCCAATGCCCCAAACGGCACAAATGCGTAGCCGAGATGCAAAATGGCGACCAAGGGTTCCGCCATTGCATGCCGCCCAGCCCATCGGCCAAGGCGGATCAGGTGCAACGCCCCCGCCGCCACCAAAAGCCCACCCGACAACACCAGTTGCGGCGCAGCCAGCCAACTGATCATTGCCGCCAACAGGACCAGCAATGCAATCTTGTCAAACCCGGCCATCACCGGCGCGGGCAACATGTCGCTGCCTTGCTTGACCAACCAGTTGCGGGTGAAGGCCGGCACAATCCGCCCGCCGATCACTGCCACCATCATCACCGCGGCGCTGATGCCGATCCGCAACCCGATCCCCTGCGCCGCGTAACCGCCGCCTGCCGCCTCAAGATGAAAGACGGCATTGCCGCCGAGAAAGGCCAGCAGCATCGCGACCACAATCAGATTGCGCCAGTTCTTTCCCGCTATAATTTCGCGCAGCAGCCAGAACAGCATCGCTGTTAGAAAGGCCAGATCAAGCGTCGCCACCAAGGCGGCAGGCCACCACAGCGCGGTCAACACCGCCAGCCGTCCCAGAACCCACAACAAAACCAATAAGAACAATGGCAAACCGGACAGCGCCGCGCGGCCTGTCCAATTGGGCACCGCAGTCAGCAGAAACCCTGCGATAACGGCACTGAGATAGCCGAACAGAAAGGCATGCGCATGCCATGACACCGGATCAAATCGCAGGGGAAGCGTCAGAACATCAAACATCTGCGCCAACCAAAGCGCCATAACAAGCACAGCCCAAAGCGCCGCGCCCAGAAAAAACGGACGGAAGCCAAGGGAAAAGAACACCGCCATCGAAGAACGGGTATCAGAGGTGGTATCGGTCATGCGCATGCCTTTGATCGCTGTTGCGGTATATTCACCCCCCAACAGAGATTGTCAGTGATCTGGATCAACTCAGAAGGCAGATAACTACCCCTGCGCCGCCTGCCGAAATCCGGCTTCGCTGAAATCTGTAAAGACCTGGACCAGATCAACCATGTCTTCGCCCTGCCCCGACAGATCGTCTATCCGCCAGCGCGAAGCACAAAGCGACAGCATACCGGACACCATATAGACCAAGGCTGCCGCCAGACGCGCCTGCGAAGCACCGGGCAAAACCTGCGCAAAGGCGGTCAGGAAAACCTTGGCCGTGGGGTCAAAATGCTGGCTGGCAATGGCCCGCCACCGGTCATCCGCGGACACATAAGCAATCAACCGCCCGTAAGCCAGCCATCCGGGATCACCACCCAGAACACGGTCCAGAAACGGATGGGTGAAGCAACAGATCACCCCGCGCAGTGTTATCGGGCCCGTGGCCTGCAACGCCTCCAACGCGGCGGTTCTGGCATCTGACAGAGCCTTCGCACGCCGTGCGACGACTGCGGCAAACAAGGCCTCCTTTGATCCGCCATGATGATGTACCAACGCGCCCTGCACTTCGGCCAATGCGGCAATGTCCCGGATGGTTGCTGCGTCAAACCCATGCGCTGCAAAAACCTGCTCTGCGGCGTCAAAAATGCGCGCGCGGGTCTCAAGCGAACGTTGACTGGGCGCTCTTTGCCGTTGTTTTTGCTGGTTTAATGCATTCATTTCAAAATTATCTTGCCTTATTTTGAACGCTTGTTCAATCTAATTCAAATTTCAAGGCAAGGACGCACCACATGCCGCAGGAAACATCCCCCTTTGGGGGGACGGAAAAATTTGCGCTGATTGGCGCGGGCCCAATGGGCCTTGCCGCAGCGAAAGTCATGACGGAACAGGGCGTTCCATTTCAGGGGTTCGAGCTACACTCTGATGTGGGCGGGCTGTGGGACATCGATGCGCCCCGGTCCACCATGTATGAAACAGCGCATTTGATCTCGTCCAAGACCATGACGGAGTTTGCCGATTTCCCAATGCGTGAAGATGTGGCGGAATATCCTTCTCACTCGGAAATGAAACGGTATTTTCAAGACTTTGCAAAGCATTACGACCTATACGCAAAGTATCACTTTAACGCCGAAGTTCTTTCAACCGAACCCCTTGGGGAGGCCGGCGCAGGTTGGCGCGTCACCTGGCGCGATGCGCAGGGCAATGAGCAATCGGAAGTTTTTGCCGGTGTCATGATCGCCAATGGCACCCTGTCCGAGCCGAACATCCCCACCTTCAAGGGGCAGTTCGACGGCGAGTTGATCCACGCCGCCAACTACCGTGATCCACATCAATTCACCGGAAAACGGGTTCTGATTGTCGGGGCGGGCAACTCCGGCTGTGACATCGCGGTGGATGC
This window of the Sulfitobacter mediterraneus genome carries:
- a CDS encoding L,D-transpeptidase family protein, encoding MMRDSFLRRGLLAVTVTIGLGVTMTAPQPAFAQVTAFKQAVAETAARDQDIASFYRTNGYTPIWTGAGEADRARRAALLHAIENADDHGLPVARYDPQGLMDLLRSAKTPRDRGIVEVELSKLFLKYARDVQTGMLIPNRVDSRIVRDIPYRDRSAYLTGLAEAKPAAFFRSLPPRSMEYNALIKEKVTMERLLQQGGWGPRVPANSLKPGASGNAVIALRNRLIAMDYLTRSNTVTYDDALQAAVQQFQVDHGLNADGVAGAATMQQINVGVEKRLQSVLVAMERERWFNTDRGKRHILVNIPDFSAKIIDDGKVTFRTRSVVGAVSQDRPTPEFSDVMEHMIVNPSWYVPRSIVTKEYLPQLKRNPNAVRHIEITDSRGRVVNRSAANFSQYTERTFPFAMRQPPSRSNALGLVKFMFPNKHNIYLHDTPAKSLFARDIRAFSHGCVRLADPFDFAYALLAKQSDDPQGTFKAALNSGKETKIVLQEPVPVHLIYRTAVTNARGHTEYRADIYGRDARIWAALAKAGVVLGGVQG
- a CDS encoding YcbK family protein: MTRRAVLGAFAATTLTAAPTFSNAAGFLRGAGDIRRIRMYSGRTGERIDMIYWIEGQYIKDAVKEVNYFMRDWRTDGVKSIDLRTVDIMAASHNLLDVNEPYMLLSGYRSPKTNAMLRSRSRGVAKNSLHMRGQAADLRLSTRSVHQMARAATACQGGGVGRYSGSNFVHMDCGIVRTWGG
- a CDS encoding NnrS family protein, whose product is MTDTTSDTRSSMAVFFSLGFRPFFLGAALWAVLVMALWLAQMFDVLTLPLRFDPVSWHAHAFLFGYLSAVIAGFLLTAVPNWTGRAALSGLPLFLLVLLWVLGRLAVLTALWWPAALVATLDLAFLTAMLFWLLREIIAGKNWRNLIVVAMLLAFLGGNAVFHLEAAGGGYAAQGIGLRIGISAAVMMVAVIGGRIVPAFTRNWLVKQGSDMLPAPVMAGFDKIALLVLLAAMISWLAAPQLVLSGGLLVAAGALHLIRLGRWAGRHAMAEPLVAILHLGYAFVPFGALAIGLGILGIGDGAAAQHLWMAGALGVMTLAVMTRASLGHSGRALISDPVTVLIYAAIVMSVLLRWVAGNWPEQQGLLHGISGGAWNIAFGGFALSYGAMMIRPRADQA
- a CDS encoding TetR/AcrR family transcriptional regulator; this encodes MNALNQQKQRQRAPSQRSLETRARIFDAAEQVFAAHGFDAATIRDIAALAEVQGALVHHHGGSKEALFAAVVARRAKALSDARTAALEALQATGPITLRGVICCFTHPFLDRVLGGDPGWLAYGRLIAYVSADDRWRAIASQHFDPTAKVFLTAFAQVLPGASQARLAAALVYMVSGMLSLCASRWRIDDLSGQGEDMVDLVQVFTDFSEAGFRQAAQG